CCGCTCGTGAGTACGCCCGGGAACGAGGCCGCGAGGTGGACCGCGGCGGTCCTGGCCACGACCGCGTCGATGGTGGTCGTGACGACGGTCGCGACCTGTTCGTCACGGGCCGCGAGGGCGGCCTGTCGGGCCTTCTCGACCCCGCCGAGGGCCATCGGCTTGAGGACGACCACGTCGGCCGCGTCGGCGTCGAGGACGGTCTCGACCGGGTGCGCGGCGAGGGACTCGTCGAGGGCCACCCCGACCGGGCCGGGGCGGTCTCGCAGGGCCGCGTGGCCGGCGAGGTCGTCAGGGTCGAGCGGTTGCTCGACGAACTGGACGGCAGCCTCGGCGAAGGCGTCGAAGGCGTCCTCGGCCTGGTCGCGGGTCCACGCCCCGTTGGCGTCGGCCCGGATGGCCACGTCGTCGCCCACCACCTCGCGGACCTGTTCGACGCGCTCGACGTCGGTCGCGAGGTCCCGCGCGCCGACCTTCACCTTCACGCAGTCGAAGCCCTGCTCGACCGCGGATTCGGCGGCTGCCGCGGTGTCCACGGGGGCGGAGTCGCCGACCGTGGCGTTCACCGGGACCACGTCGCGGGTGGCGCGCCGCCCGAGGATCTTGTAGAGCGGTCGGTCGTGCTGTTTCGCGCGGAGGT
This window of the Haloarchaeobius amylolyticus genome carries:
- the menC gene encoding o-succinylbenzoate synthase, translated to MRAETREFSVSLSRPLATAKGEMTEREGVLVRVSDGDHVGLGEAMPLPGWTESLAECRAALDDATERIRNEEAALREDLAANPAARHGISLALADLRAKQHDRPLYKILGRRATRDVVPVNATVGDSAPVDTAAAAESAVEQGFDCVKVKVGARDLATDVERVEQVREVVGDDVAIRADANGAWTRDQAEDAFDAFAEAAVQFVEQPLDPDDLAGHAALRDRPGPVGVALDESLAAHPVETVLDADAADVVVLKPMALGGVEKARQAALAARDEQVATVVTTTIDAVVARTAAVHLAASFPGVLTSGLATAEWLSTDLGPDPCPVEHGTIRVPDGPGLGVRGVWDE